A portion of the Planctomycetota bacterium genome contains these proteins:
- a CDS encoding DUF6130 family protein, translating to MHVITEAAVSLTGVNIPAGAAAGAPDFDAAPVVPLLSEPPARITVDAPLTEPLRRGYVVIRYRVSHARIAPVYGPAALDVSPRLGHLHITVDDLPWRWLDAGGEPLSITGLPPGPHKVLIELVDTNHQVMDRAVIRFDVPTPSATSR from the coding sequence GTGCACGTGATCACGGAAGCCGCGGTCTCGCTGACGGGAGTCAACATCCCAGCGGGGGCCGCTGCCGGCGCCCCGGACTTTGACGCAGCACCGGTTGTTCCACTCCTGTCTGAGCCCCCCGCCCGCATCACGGTCGATGCTCCGCTGACCGAGCCCCTTCGGCGTGGATACGTGGTGATCAGGTACCGGGTCTCGCACGCCAGAATCGCGCCCGTGTACGGGCCTGCGGCGCTGGACGTCTCTCCCCGTCTTGGGCACCTGCACATCACGGTGGATGACCTGCCCTGGCGTTGGCTGGATGCCGGTGGCGAGCCCCTGAGCATCACCGGCTTGCCTCCGGGTCCTCACAAGGTTCTCATCGAGCTCGTTGACACGAATCACCAGGTTATGGATCGCGCAGTGATCCGATTTGATGTGCCCACCCCATCCGCGACGTCACGCTGA
- a CDS encoding serine/threonine-protein kinase, translating to MVDSLRQLRAVEAEVAGLFPTHAPTPSEAGTSDTLPGAALPCIPGYSVLRELGRGGMGVVYMARHQKLDRVVAVKMLLSGGFASPAEQSRFLREAQALAGLRHPHIVQVYDTGDLDGRPYFTMEYVDGGSLSQALSHALPAASRAAHLVATLAEAVQVAHIGGIIHRDLKPANILLTSDGTPKISDFGLARWYERGPDLTLRGARLGTPSYMSPEQSIGREGTVGPPTDIYSLGAVLYEMLTGRPPFLGDSPGDTERQLLYDDPTPARRLNGLVPADLDVISLKCLHKSPAARYASAQALADDLRRYLSGRPISARPTGLAERTAKWARRSPAKATMLSLGVVGALAAGGTLLWALSARAARIAEVEADLSATVQHQRRGEWDEARSSLDRAAIRIGSHGPSDLQDRINRSQSELMLVDRLDAVRLLRAGSEDGTLNDRRATGEYAHAFQSSGLGTISDEPDSVAARIVGSEIAPVLIGALDDWRLASSDPRERSWLGAVVGLADRAVDPHGWRCSAREAMLSGEGDSLLAVAGTAPVREQPVTFLYAFAEAMNASGVDSLPFLFRAQAAHPDDFWLASSMANSLKRHGRHAEAVGYYRAALALRPDTMAAHYNLGRALGTLGLHDEAIGCFRAALECDPGAIDPLKSMGLTFANAGRHEDALKCYLAALPHDETDALLRRELAWTYANLGMHEQAADSYLRSLELSPGEWSDAWGTRAYLLKCGRHHLAASMWRSELQRTPNTLTHWDGYAELCLFNEDTASYEVACRELLERFGDATDPNECERIGRACVLAPAAHPEQLTRAAALIDRALAAPATRDSWAFPYFRFARALADYRAGNFAAAATIVEGESAGVLGPAPGLVAAMCRAKMGEHAIARQHLADAVVGFDWTMSAANNREAWIYHILRREAEILVLPDLVALVRGDSVPVDDHSRRALLGACHSSERFARCAQLWSEVLPSRTPAPEQWVDPAARALVLAASGAGTDAPHFSEADRTAWRDLALALLSGRLRTLEEIGGSDSRSKDAARRVIRGWESAPELRSVREADLTGTMPEPERARWSAFWTRAKAAVGPPDPSRP from the coding sequence GTGGTCGACAGCCTGCGTCAGTTGAGGGCTGTCGAAGCGGAAGTGGCGGGGTTGTTCCCGACCCATGCTCCCACTCCATCGGAAGCGGGGACGTCTGACACTCTGCCCGGCGCGGCTCTGCCCTGCATCCCCGGCTACAGCGTTCTGCGCGAACTCGGGCGCGGCGGCATGGGCGTGGTGTACATGGCGCGGCATCAGAAGCTCGACCGTGTCGTCGCGGTCAAGATGCTGCTGTCCGGCGGGTTCGCCTCGCCGGCGGAGCAGTCACGGTTTCTCAGGGAGGCGCAGGCTCTGGCGGGGCTGCGTCATCCGCACATCGTGCAGGTGTACGACACCGGAGATCTTGACGGCCGCCCCTACTTCACGATGGAGTACGTGGACGGCGGGAGCCTTTCGCAAGCGCTCTCGCACGCCCTCCCGGCCGCGAGCCGGGCCGCACACCTTGTTGCCACGCTCGCCGAGGCAGTTCAGGTCGCGCACATCGGCGGCATCATCCACAGGGACCTCAAGCCGGCGAACATTCTGCTCACGTCAGACGGCACGCCCAAGATCAGCGATTTCGGGCTGGCGCGGTGGTACGAGCGAGGTCCCGATCTCACACTGCGCGGGGCTCGTCTCGGCACACCGAGCTACATGTCGCCGGAGCAGTCGATCGGTCGTGAAGGCACGGTGGGGCCTCCGACCGACATCTACTCGCTCGGCGCCGTGCTGTACGAGATGCTGACGGGCCGCCCGCCGTTCCTTGGCGATTCCCCGGGAGACACGGAGCGACAACTGCTCTACGACGATCCCACGCCCGCGCGACGCCTCAACGGCCTCGTGCCCGCGGATCTGGACGTGATCAGCCTGAAGTGCCTGCACAAGAGCCCCGCGGCGCGCTACGCGTCGGCGCAGGCCCTGGCGGACGATCTGCGGCGCTACCTCTCGGGAAGGCCCATTTCTGCGCGGCCTACGGGACTGGCGGAGCGGACCGCGAAGTGGGCGCGGAGATCGCCCGCAAAGGCGACGATGCTCTCGTTGGGAGTCGTTGGGGCGTTGGCCGCGGGGGGCACGCTGCTGTGGGCGCTTTCGGCGCGAGCAGCGCGCATCGCGGAAGTTGAAGCGGACCTCAGCGCCACGGTTCAGCATCAGCGCCGAGGCGAATGGGACGAGGCCCGTTCTTCGCTTGATCGAGCGGCCATTCGAATCGGGTCACACGGTCCGTCGGACCTGCAAGATCGGATCAACCGCTCGCAATCCGAACTGATGCTCGTGGATCGTCTCGACGCCGTCCGGCTGCTGCGCGCTGGTTCGGAGGACGGCACGTTGAACGATCGACGAGCCACCGGGGAGTACGCCCACGCGTTCCAGTCCTCCGGCCTCGGGACGATCAGCGATGAACCGGACTCAGTCGCGGCGCGAATCGTGGGGTCCGAGATTGCGCCGGTGCTGATCGGCGCGCTCGACGATTGGCGGCTTGCGTCCAGCGACCCCCGCGAGCGGTCGTGGCTCGGTGCGGTCGTCGGCCTCGCGGACCGCGCGGTCGATCCGCACGGATGGCGGTGTTCGGCTCGGGAGGCGATGCTCTCCGGAGAGGGAGACTCGCTGCTGGCCGTCGCCGGCACGGCGCCGGTGCGCGAGCAGCCGGTCACCTTCCTGTACGCGTTCGCAGAGGCGATGAACGCGTCCGGGGTCGACAGCCTTCCGTTTCTGTTTCGCGCACAAGCCGCTCATCCGGACGACTTCTGGCTGGCGTCTTCGATGGCCAACTCGCTCAAGCGGCACGGTCGTCACGCCGAAGCGGTCGGGTACTACCGGGCCGCCCTCGCGCTCCGACCAGACACGATGGCGGCGCACTACAACCTCGGACGTGCACTCGGCACGCTGGGGCTTCACGACGAAGCCATCGGGTGCTTCCGAGCGGCCCTGGAATGTGACCCCGGTGCGATCGACCCGCTGAAGAGCATGGGGCTGACCTTTGCAAACGCCGGGCGTCACGAGGACGCTCTCAAGTGCTATCTCGCCGCGCTGCCGCACGACGAGACGGATGCCCTACTGCGACGGGAGCTTGCCTGGACCTACGCGAATCTGGGAATGCACGAGCAGGCCGCCGACAGTTACTTGCGGTCCCTGGAGCTGAGCCCAGGCGAGTGGAGTGATGCGTGGGGCACCCGTGCGTATCTCCTCAAGTGCGGTCGGCACCACCTGGCGGCCTCGATGTGGCGGAGCGAACTCCAGCGCACGCCGAACACACTCACGCACTGGGACGGCTACGCGGAGTTGTGTCTCTTCAACGAAGACACAGCGTCGTACGAGGTCGCCTGCCGGGAACTGCTGGAGCGCTTCGGAGACGCGACAGACCCCAACGAGTGCGAGCGGATCGGACGGGCGTGCGTGCTCGCTCCCGCGGCCCATCCCGAACAGTTGACCCGTGCGGCCGCGCTGATCGACCGCGCCCTCGCCGCGCCCGCGACGAGAGACTCTTGGGCATTCCCCTACTTTCGCTTCGCGCGAGCGCTCGCGGATTACCGTGCGGGAAACTTCGCCGCCGCCGCGACGATCGTCGAGGGCGAGTCGGCGGGAGTGCTGGGGCCAGCGCCCGGGCTCGTGGCGGCCATGTGCCGAGCGAAGATGGGAGAGCACGCCATCGCGCGCCAGCACCTCGCGGACGCGGTGGTCGGCTTCGACTGGACCATGTCCGCGGCGAACAACCGCGAAGCGTGGATCTACCACATTCTTCGTCGAGAAGCGGAGATTCTCGTGCTTCCAGACCTCGTCGCTCTCGTTCGCGGCGATTCCGTGCCCGTCGACGACCACTCGCGCCGTGCTCTGCTGGGCGCCTGCCATTCGTCGGAGCGGTTCGCGCGGTGTGCCCAGCTGTGGTCAGAGGTCCTGCCGAGCCGGACTCCTGCGCCCGAGCAGTGGGTAGATCCCGCGGCACGAGCGCTTGTGCTGGCCGCGTCCGGCGCTGGAACGGATGCTCCGCACTTCTCCGAGGCCGACCGGACGGCTTGGCGTGACCTGGCACTCGCGCTGCTCTCGGGTCGCCTTCGTACTCTGGAGGAGATCGGCGGGAGTGACTCGAGGAGCAAGGATGCGGCGCGCAGAGTGATCCGTGGTTGGGAGTCCGCGCCGGAACTCCGATCTGTGCGCGAGGCGGATCTGACCGGGACGATGCCCGAGCCAGAGCGCGCTCGATGGTCCGCGTTCTGGACCCGCGCCAAAGCGGCCGTCGGGCCGCCCGACCCGAGCCGACCGTGA
- a CDS encoding sigma-70 family RNA polymerase sigma factor, which translates to MSADHRTTILVQQYLNALNGASPAEPIVRELLSQSVGRLQMLCGSMLFRDYQRLTRPPTDLQAEELLGALVERLIKAMREARPPTVRQFFGLANQHIRWELNSLARSLDDRPRAFEVRESRVPAPQRSASGLSPNARRIFEAIDRLPPDEREAFELVRLQGMTHSEAAEIIGTTDRTVHRRLSRALVLLTSSLQDLAPRGHDRGGDMDQRENRASDDTPL; encoded by the coding sequence ATGAGCGCCGATCATCGCACCACGATCCTGGTTCAGCAGTATCTGAACGCACTGAACGGCGCCTCCCCCGCAGAACCGATCGTTCGCGAGCTCCTTTCTCAATCTGTGGGGCGGCTGCAGATGCTCTGCGGTTCTATGCTGTTTCGAGACTATCAGCGCCTGACACGCCCCCCCACGGACCTTCAAGCGGAGGAACTGCTGGGCGCGCTGGTGGAGAGGCTGATCAAAGCGATGCGAGAGGCGCGCCCGCCGACGGTGCGCCAGTTCTTCGGCCTCGCCAATCAGCATATTCGTTGGGAGCTCAACAGCCTTGCCCGAAGCCTGGATGATCGTCCTCGAGCGTTCGAGGTCCGCGAATCCCGAGTACCGGCACCTCAGCGCAGCGCGTCGGGACTGAGCCCGAATGCCCGACGGATCTTCGAGGCGATCGACCGCTTGCCTCCGGACGAACGCGAGGCATTCGAGCTTGTGCGGCTTCAGGGGATGACGCACAGCGAAGCCGCAGAGATCATCGGAACGACCGATCGGACAGTCCATCGACGATTGAGTCGGGCACTCGTGCTGCTTACCTCGTCGCTCCAGGATCTTGCGCCCCGAGGACACGATCGCGGGGGCGATATGGATCAGCGTGAGAACAGAGCGTCTGACGACACGCCGCTGTGA